The Castor canadensis chromosome 8, mCasCan1.hap1v2, whole genome shotgun sequence genome contains a region encoding:
- the Ppara gene encoding peroxisome proliferator-activated receptor alpha codes for MVDAESLICPLSPLEADDLDSPLSAEFLQEMGNIQEISQSIGEDSSGSFTFTDYQYLGSGPGSDGSVITDTLSPASSPSPVTCPAVPGSTDESPGGTLNIECRICGDKASGYHYGVHACEGCKGFFRRTIRLKLVYDKCDRGCKIQKKNRNKCQHCRFHKCLSVGMSHNAIRFGRMPRSEKAKLKAEILTCEHDIADSESADLKSLAKRIYEAYLKNFNMNKVKARVILAGKTSNNPPFVIHDMETLCMAEKTLVAKMVANGIQNKEAEVRIFHCCQCMSVETVTELTEFAKAIPGFADLDLNDQVTLLKYGVYEAIFTMLSSLMNKDGMLIAYGNGFITREFLKNLRKPFCDILEPKFDFAMKFNALELDDSDISLFVAAIICCGDRPGLLNIGYIEKMQEGIVHVLKLHLQSNHPDDTFLFPKLLQKMVDLRQLVTEHAQLVQVIKKTESDAALHPLLQEIYRDMY; via the exons TTTCCCAGTCCATCGGCGAGGACAGTTCTGGAAGCTTTACGTTCACAGACTACCAGTATTTGGGAAGTGGGCCCGGCTCAGATGGCTCTGTTATCACCG ACACCCTCTCTCCAGCTTCCAGTCCCTCCCCGGTCACCTGCCCTGCGGTTCCCGGCAGCACGGATGAATCCCCTGGTGGAACTCTAAACATCGAGTGTCGGATCTGTGGGGACAAGGCCTCAGGCTACCATTACGGAGTCCACGCGTGTGAGGGCTGCAAG GGCTTTTTCCGGAGAACCATTCGGCTCAAGCTGGTGTATGACAAGTGTGACCGCGGTTGCAAGATCCAGAAGAAGAACCGGAACAAGTGCCAACACTGCCGCTTCCACAAGTGCCTTTCTGTCGGCATGTCACACAACG caatTCGTTTTGGGCGAATGCCAAGGTCTGAGAAGGCAAAGCTGAAAGCAGAAATTCTTACCTGTGAACACGACATAGCGGACTCTGAAAGTGCCGATCTCAAGTCTCTCGCCAAGAGGATTTACGAAGCCTACTTGAAGAACTTCAACATGAACAAGGTCAAGGCCCGGGTCATCCTCGCGGGGAAGACCAGCAATAATCCA CCTTTTGTCATACATGATATGGAGACGCTGTGTATGGCCGAGAAGACGCTTGTGGCCAAGATGGTGGCCAATGGCATCCAAAACAAGGAGGCAGAGGTCCGCATCTTCCACTGCTGCCAGTGCATGTCTGTGGAGACAGTCACGGAGCTTACGGAATTCGCCAAGGCTATCCCAGGCTTTGCAGACCTGGACTTGAATGATCAAGTCACTCTGCTAAAATATGGCGTTTATGAGGCCATATTTACAATGCTGTCTTCTCTGATGAACAAAGATGGGATGCTGATAGCATATGGTAATGGTTTTATAACTCGTGAATTCCTAAAAAACCTAAGAAAACCGTTCTGTGATATCTTGGAACCTAAGTTTGATTTCGCCATGAAGTTCAATGCGCTGGAATTGGATGACAGCgatatttctctttttgtggCTGCTATAATTTGCTGTGGAG ATCGCCCAGGCCTTCTAAACATAGGATACATTGAGAAAATGCAGGAGGGTATCGTGCACGTGCTCAAACTTCACTTGCAGAGCAACCATCCGGATGACACCTTTCTCTTCCCAAAACTCCTTCAGAAAATGGTGGACCTCCGGCAGCTGGTCACGGAGCACGCACAGCTGGTGCAGGTCATCAAAAAGACCGAGTCGGACGCGGCGCTCCACCCACTGCTGCAGGAGATCTACAGAGATATGTACTGA
- the Cdpf1 gene encoding cysteine-rich DPF motif domain-containing protein 1 isoform X2 translates to MASEADCRPLGVFECQLCALTAPYSYVGQKPPNTQSVVNAAYSTPGDSASLVSRRTLVISLRKFSETWQQGQLPPRGPPASPDCGPEYSSLPSRDGAQLGAACLGFPCTTASSTYSLEGWGNRLRGGPKARPLSWSSRAALRAKTWSKGGEASFKFTSEEP, encoded by the exons ATGGCGTCTGAGGCAGATTGCCGTCCCCTGGGTGTGTTTGAGTGCCAGCTCTGTGCCTTGACAGCACCATACAGCTATGTGGGGCAGAAGCCGCCCAACACCCAGTCTGTTGT GAATGCAGCTTATTCTACTCCAGGAGATTCTGCCTCCCTTGTGTCCAGGAGAACATTGGTGATTTCCCTCAGGAAATTCAGCGAGACATGGCAACAAGGACAGCTGCCTCCAAGAGGCCCTCCAGCCAGCCCTGACTGTGGACCTGAGTACAGCTCCCTGCCCAGTAGGGATGGTGCCCAGCTGGGAGCTGCATGCCTGGGCTTTCCCTGCACCACTGCGAGCAGCACGTATAGCCTGGAAGGCTGGGGGAACCGACTGAGAGGAGGCCCCAAGGCCAGACCACTCAGCTGGAGCTCCAGAGCTGCTCTCAGGGCAAAGACCtggagtaagggaggggaagCCTCCTTCAAGTTCACATCAGAAGAGCCCTAG
- the Cdpf1 gene encoding cysteine-rich DPF motif domain-containing protein 1 isoform X1 produces the protein MMASEADCRPLGVFECQLCALTAPYSYVGQKPPNTQSVVNAAYSTPGDSASLVSRRTLVISLRKFSETWQQGQLPPRGPPASPDCGPEYSSLPSRDGAQLGAACLGFPCTTASSTYSLEGWGNRLRGGPKARPLSWSSRAALRAKTWSKGGEASFKFTSEEP, from the exons ATGGCGTCTGAGGCAGATTGCCGTCCCCTGGGTGTGTTTGAGTGCCAGCTCTGTGCCTTGACAGCACCATACAGCTATGTGGGGCAGAAGCCGCCCAACACCCAGTCTGTTGT GAATGCAGCTTATTCTACTCCAGGAGATTCTGCCTCCCTTGTGTCCAGGAGAACATTGGTGATTTCCCTCAGGAAATTCAGCGAGACATGGCAACAAGGACAGCTGCCTCCAAGAGGCCCTCCAGCCAGCCCTGACTGTGGACCTGAGTACAGCTCCCTGCCCAGTAGGGATGGTGCCCAGCTGGGAGCTGCATGCCTGGGCTTTCCCTGCACCACTGCGAGCAGCACGTATAGCCTGGAAGGCTGGGGGAACCGACTGAGAGGAGGCCCCAAGGCCAGACCACTCAGCTGGAGCTCCAGAGCTGCTCTCAGGGCAAAGACCtggagtaagggaggggaagCCTCCTTCAAGTTCACATCAGAAGAGCCCTAG
- the Cdpf1 gene encoding cysteine-rich DPF motif domain-containing protein 1 isoform X4: protein MASEADCRPLGVFECQLCALTAPYSYVGQKPPNTQSVVLLEESYIMKDPFTSDKGRFLVLGARCSVCSKLVCVGPECSLFYSRRFCLPCVQENIGDFPQEIQRDMATRTAASKRPSSQP from the exons ATGGCGTCTGAGGCAGATTGCCGTCCCCTGGGTGTGTTTGAGTGCCAGCTCTGTGCCTTGACAGCACCATACAGCTATGTGGGGCAGAAGCCGCCCAACACCCAGTCTGTTGT CCTCCTGGAGGAGAGCTACATCATGAAGGACCCCTTCACCTCGGATAAGGGCCGGTTCCTGGTTCTTGGTGCGCGGTGCAGCGTGTGCAGCAAGCTGGTGTGTGTGGGCCCG GAATGCAGCTTATTCTACTCCAGGAGATTCTGCCTCCCTTGTGTCCAGGAGAACATTGGTGATTTCCCTCAGGAAATTCAGCGAGACATGGCAACAAGGACAGCTGCCTCCAAGAGGCCCTCCAGCCAGCCCTGA
- the Cdpf1 gene encoding cysteine-rich DPF motif domain-containing protein 1 isoform X3, giving the protein MMASEADCRPLGVFECQLCALTAPYSYVGQKPPNTQSVVLLEESYIMKDPFTSDKGRFLVLGARCSVCSKLVCVGPECSLFYSRRFCLPCVQENIGDFPQEIQRDMATRTAASKRPSSQP; this is encoded by the exons ATGGCGTCTGAGGCAGATTGCCGTCCCCTGGGTGTGTTTGAGTGCCAGCTCTGTGCCTTGACAGCACCATACAGCTATGTGGGGCAGAAGCCGCCCAACACCCAGTCTGTTGT CCTCCTGGAGGAGAGCTACATCATGAAGGACCCCTTCACCTCGGATAAGGGCCGGTTCCTGGTTCTTGGTGCGCGGTGCAGCGTGTGCAGCAAGCTGGTGTGTGTGGGCCCG GAATGCAGCTTATTCTACTCCAGGAGATTCTGCCTCCCTTGTGTCCAGGAGAACATTGGTGATTTCCCTCAGGAAATTCAGCGAGACATGGCAACAAGGACAGCTGCCTCCAAGAGGCCCTCCAGCCAGCCCTGA